One window of the Gordonia westfalica genome contains the following:
- a CDS encoding ABC transporter permease produces the protein MAGIGGDEALAYLFRPRTGQLLWRTTQLAVIVTVASILLGVGSAWCVTRGIRRGRPVVIALLAAPLAIPSYVSGFVWTRLVPGFEGLWAAALVLTLACYPLVMLPTLAVLSGTGRTDEDAARTLGCGPVTAFVRVTLPRIRTVIVAGGLLVALYAISDFGGPAIVRFEPFTVGIYNAYNGTLDRSVAALYGLVLALIAVVLALAERHVRRDVDSGVTPRRARTAHDRLPAWAFVIVTVGVGVVVPVAGLVNEIRESRRLGFDGLGELLAWVGPFTKTTMILSVQAAIVIAVLALPLAFFVSRPRTRTGDTVEVVSYLGYTLPGVTVALSMVFLGTRVFPDYYLSATMLIATYAVLFLPVCLGPVRSGVDAIPPQVADVSRTLGAGPLATAVRVRLPLVMPSVLAGAALAFLSVAKELPATLMLAPIGTRTLATDMWSLNNDLNYGRAAVLGLVLIIVASVPTAALSTLFGRGVSR, from the coding sequence GTGGCGGGAATCGGGGGCGATGAGGCCCTGGCGTACCTGTTCCGGCCGCGAACGGGGCAACTCCTCTGGCGGACGACGCAACTCGCGGTCATCGTGACCGTTGCCTCGATCCTGCTGGGCGTCGGATCGGCGTGGTGCGTGACCCGTGGGATCCGCCGCGGGCGCCCCGTCGTCATCGCCTTGCTCGCTGCGCCCCTTGCCATCCCGTCGTATGTGTCCGGATTCGTGTGGACGCGCCTGGTTCCGGGATTCGAGGGCCTCTGGGCTGCGGCGCTCGTGCTGACGCTGGCCTGTTATCCCCTTGTCATGCTGCCCACCCTGGCGGTGCTCAGCGGGACCGGGCGCACCGACGAAGACGCCGCGCGAACGCTCGGCTGTGGTCCCGTGACGGCGTTCGTGCGGGTGACCCTGCCGCGCATCCGAACCGTGATCGTCGCCGGCGGACTGCTGGTCGCGTTGTACGCGATCAGCGACTTCGGCGGGCCTGCCATCGTCCGGTTCGAGCCCTTCACGGTCGGAATCTACAACGCCTACAACGGAACCCTGGATCGCTCCGTCGCCGCCCTGTACGGGCTGGTGCTCGCGCTGATAGCGGTGGTGCTCGCCCTCGCCGAACGGCACGTGCGGCGCGACGTCGACTCCGGCGTCACCCCTCGGCGGGCCCGGACGGCCCACGACCGACTGCCGGCCTGGGCCTTCGTGATCGTGACCGTCGGCGTCGGCGTCGTGGTCCCGGTCGCCGGCCTGGTGAACGAGATCCGCGAGTCGCGTCGGCTCGGGTTCGACGGCCTCGGTGAGTTGCTGGCCTGGGTCGGCCCGTTCACGAAAACGACGATGATCCTGTCGGTACAGGCGGCGATCGTCATCGCGGTTCTGGCTCTCCCCCTGGCGTTCTTCGTATCCCGGCCTCGGACGAGGACCGGTGACACCGTCGAGGTGGTGTCCTACCTCGGCTACACACTGCCCGGCGTGACGGTCGCGTTGTCGATGGTGTTCCTGGGGACCCGGGTCTTTCCCGACTACTACCTCTCCGCGACGATGCTCATCGCGACCTACGCGGTGCTGTTCCTGCCCGTGTGTCTCGGGCCGGTTCGATCCGGGGTCGACGCGATCCCGCCGCAGGTGGCCGATGTGTCGCGCACCCTGGGCGCGGGTCCGCTGGCCACCGCCGTCCGCGTCCGGTTGCCGCTGGTGATGCCTTCCGTGCTGGCCGGTGCCGCACTGGCGTTTCTGTCGGTGGCCAAGGAGCTCCCCGCCACCCTGATGCTCGCTCCGATCGGTACGCGGACGCTCGCCACCGACATGTGGAGTCTCAACAATGATCTGAACTATGGGCGGGCCGCAGTCCTCGGCCTGGTTCTGATCATCGTCGCGTCGGTACCGACCGCGGCACTGTCCACCCTGTTCGGAAGGGGCGTGAGCCGATGA
- a CDS encoding ABC transporter ATP-binding protein encodes MNDAVRIEDISVSFGDSTVLDGVSLRVPSGSITAVIGPSGCGKTTLLRTIAGLEQIRSGRIEIGGVEVASVRADRERRVDVPTERRSFGLVPQEGALFGNMSVAGNVGFGLGPWWRRTPGRAARVSELLEVVGLSEFRGRHPGALSGGQRQRVALARALAPRPAVIGLDEPFSALDAQLRTRLRDHVRDTILAEGSSGLLVTHDREEAMAMADEIVVLMAGRVRQVGSPEEIYLAPVDVEVARMFGEVSELPGDADGDVVRCPAGSLRLRKPARGSGTVLLRPGDLDVVTSPDGSELGRARVLTVRPCGEHIEVRVSLSAADQARRDAEVELLVRAEPEWAGSPGDQIAFRQRRPAHFCPAS; translated from the coding sequence ATGAACGACGCGGTGCGGATCGAGGACATCTCGGTCTCGTTCGGTGATTCGACCGTGCTCGACGGGGTCTCCCTGCGGGTGCCGTCCGGCTCGATCACCGCGGTCATCGGCCCGTCCGGATGCGGCAAGACCACCCTGCTGCGGACGATCGCGGGCCTGGAACAGATCCGATCGGGGCGTATCGAAATCGGGGGTGTCGAGGTCGCCTCGGTTCGAGCTGATCGCGAGCGCAGGGTCGACGTCCCGACCGAGCGCCGCAGTTTCGGTCTGGTCCCGCAGGAGGGCGCGCTGTTCGGCAACATGAGCGTCGCCGGGAACGTCGGGTTCGGCCTCGGCCCGTGGTGGCGTCGGACACCGGGCCGGGCGGCCCGCGTCTCGGAGCTGCTCGAGGTCGTCGGGCTGAGCGAGTTCCGCGGCCGTCACCCGGGCGCGTTGTCCGGCGGACAGCGGCAGCGAGTGGCACTGGCCAGGGCGCTGGCCCCACGGCCAGCCGTGATCGGACTCGACGAGCCGTTCTCCGCACTCGACGCCCAGTTGCGCACTCGACTCCGCGACCATGTTCGCGACACGATCCTGGCCGAGGGGTCAAGCGGACTGCTTGTCACCCACGACCGCGAAGAGGCCATGGCGATGGCCGACGAGATCGTGGTGCTGATGGCCGGACGGGTGCGCCAGGTGGGATCACCCGAGGAGATCTATCTCGCGCCGGTGGACGTCGAGGTCGCGCGGATGTTCGGCGAGGTCTCGGAACTGCCCGGCGACGCGGACGGGGATGTCGTGCGTTGTCCGGCCGGATCGCTGCGTTTGCGGAAGCCGGCCCGTGGTTCGGGGACGGTCTTGCTCCGTCCCGGTGACCTCGACGTCGTGACCTCCCCGGACGGGTCGGAACTCGGTCGAGCGAGGGTGCTCACGGTCAGGCCGTGCGGAGAGCACATCGAGGTCCGGGTGTCGCTGTCCGCCGCCGATCAGGCCCGACGCGACGCCGAGGTCGAACTGTTGGTGCGCGCGGAACCCGAGTGGGCGGGTTCGCCGGGTGATCAGATCGCGTTCCGGCAGCGCCGTCCGGCGCACTTCTGCCCGGCCTCCTGA
- a CDS encoding acyltransferase family protein, translated as MRTPVPEVTPVVATPNEDAATGNTSGYRLDLDGLRGIAIALVAVFHVWFGRVSGGVDVFLTLSGYFFVASLLKHVLATQPASASWGKAINPWPRFWRLVRRLLPALLLVLAFVAAMIALVMPTTRWGPLGAELQASALYYQNWHLAFESQDYAAADSANSPMQHLWSMSMQGQFFLITLLSALALGGVLRALAFKFELFRRPQVVRGIVGFALLGVALVSFAWANYRHGINQPFTYYDTVARLWEPLAGGLLAVWMPKLAMSARMRNLLSVVALGLIITCGWWIAGVQEYPAAWALVPVGATLVLIWAGSAATARPAAGQARVSRGLSHPQLVWLGSIAYALYLWHWPLLIFYMAWRYQDEVSWLEGTGILGVSVLIAWLTTKYVEAPLRSGSLRRKKTDADAPQTAGKPQKADKPGFQNSRGYRGAVLAILLIVSVAAGSAAVTWQRDAANATLNTENLDPRLYPGARAFLDGAPVPKVTAQPSPDVVDKDWPITSYDSIISGWKDPSIKVGYYGDVNATRTIALVGGSHAEQWITALDDIGKRNNFRVTTYLKVGCALTTEHVFTWFGQKYYQCNDWSNRVMERLAVDKPDYVFTTSTRPPQGAEKGDNVPKDYKEIFARFRDRGQKVIGIRDNPWSTGQMKPPECLASGRKPEVCGVSRAQAMAPTDPAAALADEFPNMSFLDYTDAMCDDTYCPAVVGNILMWHDYHHLSATFVRSLIPAMEADLQKTTGWW; from the coding sequence GTGCGCACGCCCGTTCCCGAAGTGACCCCGGTCGTCGCGACGCCCAACGAGGACGCCGCGACCGGTAACACCTCGGGCTATCGACTCGACCTCGACGGCCTGCGCGGCATCGCGATCGCATTGGTCGCCGTCTTCCACGTCTGGTTCGGCCGGGTCTCCGGCGGCGTCGACGTCTTCCTGACGCTGTCCGGCTATTTCTTCGTGGCGTCACTGCTCAAGCACGTGCTCGCGACCCAGCCGGCGTCGGCCTCGTGGGGCAAGGCGATCAACCCGTGGCCGCGGTTCTGGCGCCTGGTCCGCCGCCTGCTGCCGGCGCTGCTGCTGGTGCTGGCGTTCGTCGCGGCGATGATCGCGCTGGTCATGCCGACCACGCGGTGGGGCCCGTTGGGCGCCGAACTGCAGGCCAGCGCGCTGTACTACCAGAACTGGCATCTCGCGTTCGAGTCGCAGGACTATGCGGCCGCGGACTCCGCGAACAGCCCGATGCAGCACCTGTGGTCGATGTCGATGCAGGGTCAGTTCTTCCTGATCACACTGCTGTCCGCGCTCGCGCTGGGTGGTGTGCTGCGCGCGTTGGCATTCAAGTTCGAGTTGTTCCGCCGGCCCCAGGTCGTGCGCGGCATCGTCGGGTTCGCGCTGCTGGGCGTCGCGCTGGTGTCCTTCGCGTGGGCCAACTACCGCCACGGCATCAACCAGCCGTTCACCTACTACGACACCGTCGCGCGTCTGTGGGAGCCGCTCGCCGGCGGCCTGCTCGCGGTGTGGATGCCGAAGCTGGCAATGTCCGCCCGGATGCGGAACCTGCTCAGCGTCGTCGCGCTCGGCCTGATCATCACGTGCGGCTGGTGGATCGCCGGCGTCCAGGAGTACCCCGCGGCGTGGGCGCTCGTGCCCGTCGGCGCGACGCTCGTCCTGATCTGGGCGGGCTCGGCCGCCACCGCCCGTCCCGCTGCCGGGCAGGCCCGGGTGAGTCGTGGTCTCTCGCATCCGCAGCTGGTGTGGCTCGGTTCCATCGCCTACGCGCTGTACCTGTGGCACTGGCCGCTGCTGATCTTCTACATGGCGTGGCGCTACCAGGACGAGGTGTCCTGGCTCGAGGGCACCGGCATCCTCGGTGTGTCCGTGCTGATCGCCTGGCTGACCACCAAGTACGTCGAGGCACCGCTGCGCTCCGGCTCGCTCAGACGCAAGAAGACCGACGCCGACGCGCCCCAGACGGCAGGCAAGCCCCAGAAGGCGGACAAACCCGGCTTCCAGAACTCGCGCGGCTACCGTGGTGCGGTTCTCGCGATCCTGCTGATCGTCAGCGTGGCCGCCGGCAGCGCCGCGGTGACCTGGCAGCGCGACGCCGCCAACGCGACCCTCAACACCGAGAACCTCGACCCTCGCCTGTACCCCGGCGCGCGAGCCTTCCTCGACGGTGCGCCGGTCCCGAAGGTGACCGCGCAGCCGAGCCCCGACGTGGTCGACAAGGACTGGCCGATCACCTCCTACGACTCGATCATCAGCGGCTGGAAGGACCCGTCGATCAAGGTCGGGTACTACGGCGACGTGAACGCCACCCGCACCATCGCCCTGGTCGGCGGCTCACATGCCGAGCAGTGGATCACCGCGCTCGACGACATCGGCAAGCGGAACAACTTCCGGGTCACGACCTACCTCAAGGTGGGTTGCGCGCTGACCACCGAGCACGTCTTCACCTGGTTCGGCCAGAAGTACTACCAGTGCAACGATTGGTCGAATCGCGTGATGGAACGCTTGGCCGTGGACAAGCCGGACTACGTGTTCACCACCTCGACCCGTCCGCCCCAGGGGGCGGAGAAGGGCGACAACGTGCCCAAGGACTACAAGGAGATCTTCGCCCGGTTCCGCGACCGCGGGCAGAAGGTGATCGGCATCCGCGACAACCCGTGGTCGACCGGCCAGATGAAGCCGCCGGAGTGCCTCGCCAGCGGTCGCAAGCCCGAGGTGTGCGGTGTCTCCCGCGCACAGGCCATGGCGCCGACCGACCCGGCCGCCGCGCTGGCCGACGAGTTCCCGAACATGTCCTTCCTGGACTACACCGACGCCATGTGCGACGACACGTACTGCCCGGCGGTGGTCGGGAACATCCTGATGTGGCACGACTACCACCATCTGTCCGCCACGTTCGTGCGCAGCCTCATCCCGGCGATGGAAGCGGATCTGCAGAAGACCACCGGCTGGTGGTGA
- a CDS encoding dihydrofolate reductase family protein, translating into MLFFSMGLSLDGFVADRDGDFNWSVPDDELFEFHTDRIRELGAEILGRRLYETMRVWETDPAMRHDEASIAFADLWTALPKVVFSRTLDRVEGNARLARRPLADEVAEVVGSTDGDVEIGGADLASQAFEQGLVDELRIFRYPVVVGGGTAFFPPVTKRVDLDLVETRVFGGQVIYERHRVNRE; encoded by the coding sequence ATGCTGTTCTTCTCGATGGGCCTCTCGCTCGACGGTTTCGTCGCCGACCGTGACGGCGACTTCAACTGGTCGGTGCCGGACGACGAACTCTTCGAATTCCACACCGACCGGATACGCGAACTCGGCGCGGAGATTCTCGGACGCCGGCTGTACGAGACGATGCGGGTCTGGGAAACCGACCCGGCGATGCGCCACGACGAGGCGAGCATCGCCTTCGCGGATCTGTGGACGGCACTTCCCAAGGTGGTGTTCAGCCGCACGCTCGACCGCGTCGAGGGCAACGCCAGACTCGCCCGACGTCCGTTGGCGGACGAGGTCGCCGAGGTCGTCGGCTCGACCGACGGTGATGTCGAGATCGGCGGTGCCGACCTGGCGTCGCAGGCCTTCGAACAGGGCCTCGTCGACGAACTCCGCATCTTCCGCTACCCGGTCGTGGTCGGCGGCGGTACGGCGTTCTTCCCGCCGGTCACCAAACGGGTCGACCTCGATCTCGTCGAGACGCGGGTGTTCGGCGGTCAGGTGATCTACGAGAGACATCGGGTGAATCGCGAGTAG